The sequence aaaaaattttaccactaagttaaagtagaatatgtcacgaaaaaacaatctcggaatcagaatgataactaaaagcattccagagttattaatgtttaaagtgacagtggtcagatgtgcaaaaaatggccgggtcctaaggtgtaaaatggcctggtccttaaggggttaaaaggtgcaaaatctagaataaaaaagattctgcacctaacagtgatcttcaacctgcggacctctgttggctgtccgggcatgctgggagttgtagttttgcaacatctggaggtccgcatgttgaagaccactggataggaggtaatactcacctgtccccgccgttccggatctgtcaccgctgccctggatgtcgctccatcgctgtcaccacgtGCTCGTGGTGTCCCCcaagatccacgctctccgttgccgtcatcacgtcgctacgcactctgctcctattagatgacgggacggcgtgcgcgatgacatgataacgacgaaggagagcgccggccatgcaggggatcccggcacggagcagacaccgaggagtcaggtaaggtccctcccgtgtCCTGTAAGCCGtttgggacgccacgatttcactgcggcggtcccgaacagcccgactgagcagccgggttagggttattttcgcttcagacacggcggtcagctttgaagggttaatacatgtcctgtattagcggcaggtcccagcagttgacacctgtctcgggaaacgcccagtttagaagcaaatccccatagcaaacctcttctaaactggacagttcccgagacaggtgtcatcagagaggatttagacagaaaagaacaaccttaacttcagaagctcataagtactgaaaggattaagattttttaatagaagtaatttacaaatctgtttaactttctggagccagttgatatatataaaaaagtttttttcctggataacccctttaataacccatCCACACTGCTGAATCAAAATTTAAATTGTACCGGCAGAAATAGGCagaattgttttcaatgggaatctgctaCTCTGTGCGCACTGCTAAATTGCCACAGCAAAATTTTGATGTCTGAATGGGAATCAACATGTTGTTTAGGCGGAATTCAGCAGAAAAATCCTATAGAAGTCTTCAGTCCAAAATCAGTTGTGTGAGCGGAATAGTGTAGGAattacagcagaaattctgtccTTAATTTCAGGACAGAATTTATTAAACCAGCCCACTGGAGTTAGTtctagcccaaaaaaaaaaaaaacactcattcTCCATCCATTTTTTTACTTGGCTGCAATTTTCAGTCTCTTGTCTTTTCCTGCTGGTACTGTCTGGTCCAAAACGGtaagtactagggatcgaccgattatcggtatggccgatattatcggccgataatcacgattttgggcattatcggtatcggcaattatcttgccgataagccgataatgcccagccccccgcaccgcaccgccaccccctcgacccgccgcaccgcacctccgacccaccgcactgcgtcgcaccccccaccgtgatgctaggcggtataccggtatggattttttcccataccgctataccggtcgggccccaccctccgagtgaataaaaaaatgtaacttacccgtaatgggggtggtccaggccatccttccttcatgtagtgtccgggggcgttccgggtggagggtggtccggtccggcctgtccttcttctcccatggtcttcttctccactccgggcaggctccggcctagtacgctgcatagacgccgctacgccgtgacgtcaggtgcgtcgctgcgcacgggcgtcactgcgcaatggcgtctatgcagcgtactaggccggagcctgcccggagtggagaagaggcccgccagagaagaaggacagcccggaccggaccaccctccacccggaacgcccccggacactacaggaacgatggatggatggcccagagcaccctggcaggtaggggagagaagcgggtggtggcggcggcagtctatggccccgcaaaagccactgcagatcattgatttaaagcgcccgctttaaatcaatgatctgcagcggtgtcgcagggggttaaatagccgataacttataccggaatatcggtataagttatcggctatcggccctaacatgcaccgattatcggtatcggccctaaaaaaacgatatcggtcgatccctagtaagtaCTATTTTATTTCCCGGACCAGAACCATAATTCCACAGCAGAATTGTTACTGCAATTCCAAACATATTCTGCGTAGAATTGGAAAATTCCACACAATTCGGAAAAGAGTGGCTGATTCCATTGAGAGCGGACAAGCTGAATTTTAGCTTTGATTCAGCAGTGTGGAGGAGATCTTACAAAAACACTAATCCAGATGAAAGATATGTGGCTCATATAGCCTCGTACTTGTGGATGCTCATGTACGCCGTGGTGCTGACACAGCCTGTAGACAGCGCCTCGAAAATAATGGACGTATCCAGACGAGACAGTCCTGACCCTCCAACCTCAGGATGGGTGTAAATTCCACCAAAGCCGAGCTGTGCTGCCTTCCGCATGGTCTCCACCGGGAATATTTCCTGTGTAAGAGAAAAGAACTACATCTGGTTCTCTGATAATAGTGGACCATCAGGGATGGGGCTGAAATAGGTCCTTGCAATGTGTAAACATATATCAGTATTTTCCCTAAGCAggatgtctccaactgttgcacaaCTGCAAATACCAGAaggaacagatggaggcacacaggttggaaaacactgatggacactgctcaaaaaaataaagagaacactaagataacacatcctagatgcgctgacaacaaaatcacacaaaaattatcaatggaaatcaaatgtatcaacccatggaggtctggatatggagtcacactcaaaatcacagtggaaaaccccactacaggctgatccaactttatgtaatgtccttaaaacaagtcacaatgaggctcagtagtgtgtgtggcctccacgtgcccgtaggacctccctacaatgcctggggcatgctcctgatgaggtggtggatggtctcctaagggatgtcctcccagacctggactaaagcatccgccaactcctagacagtctgtggtggatggagcgagacatgatgtcccagatgtgctcaatcggattcaagtctgtggaacgggcggccagtccatagcatcaatagcttcctcttgcaggaactgctgacacactccagccacatgaggtctagcattgtcttgtattaggaggaacccagggccaaccgcaccagcatatggtctcacaaggggtctgaagatctcatctcggtacctaatggcagtcaggctacctctggcaagcacatggagggctgtgcggccccccccaaagaaatgccaccccacaccattactgacccaccaccaaaccggtcatgctggaggatgttgcaggcagcagaacgttctccacggcatctccagactctgtcacgtgctcagtgtgaacctgctttcatctgtgaagagcacagggcgcgagtggcgaatttgccaatcttggtgttctctggcaaatgccaaacgtcctgcacggtgttgggctgtatcacaacccccacctgtggacatcaggccctcataccaccctcatggagtctgtttctgactgtttgagtggacacatgcacatttgtggcctgctagaggtcattttgcagggctctggcagtgctcctccttgcacaaaggcgtagGTACCAGTCCTactgctgagttgttgccctcctacgacctcctccacgtctcctgatgtactggcctgtctcctggtagcgcctcaatgctctggacactacgctgacagacacagcaaaccttcatgccacagctcgcattgatgtgccatcctggatgagctgcactacctgagccacttgtgtgggttgtagactccctctcatgctaccaaaacatcagccaggaaggatagaaactgagaagtggtctgtggccaccacctgcagaaccactcctttattgggggtgtcttgctaattgcctctaatttccacctgttgtctgttccatgtgaaattgattgtcaatcagtgttcttcctgagtggacagtgggatttcacagaagtgtcattgacttggagttacattgtgttgtgtaagtgttacctttattttttgagcagtggataCACTCTGGACCCTGAAAAACCAGAGCTGCTATGGCTAAAGAAAAGTGGGTAAAGATGCGCTAAGTGGGGGTAACCTTATCTATTACAGCCCAATATGAAACTAAGAGAGGTCATAAACCGCAGCTGAACTGCCCGCTAAAATAGCTGAAGATCTAATACTAGGGACCATGAAAGATGGCAAAACCATGGCTGCCAGAAaaatctggaggggacagaggggcttAGAGATGGGGGGTccgaggaggggacagaggaatcagggaggaggggggggggggggggaggggttatggcTCTTGAGAAGGGGATCATAGGAGTCCAGAGAAAGAAGcaggggatctggaggtggggaTAGAGAATTTTGGAGGAGGGGAATATAGGGAGCATAGAGTGGTCCAGAGGAAGGGGAAGATGGTCCGGAGTAGGCAACAGAGGTGACtggaggaaaggaacaaagaagtgggacagaagggttTAGAAAAGGGAGAACGAGGAGTCTAGTGGAGGGGGGGCAAAGGGGTCCGGGGGAGGAAAAGATGAGTCCAGAGCAGAGGGCAAGGGGGTGGAGACAGAGGGGTtcagaggagggggacagagggagcCTACTGAGATGCAGAGGAATCTGGGGTGGAGACAGAGGGGATTGGAAGAGGGAAACAGAGGAATCCAGAAGAGGGGGGCTGAGGAGTCTAGAAGAAGTGAACAGAGAAGGTACACGGGGGCCCAAAGGGGTCTGGAGGTAGGACTGAGCGTATGCAGAGAAGGCTCAGAAGCAATCAATATCAGCAACAACTCTGGTCAACATCCAGCGGATCCCCTCCTTCAGTTTACCGCGGTCCTCACCTTTTCATCCCATACCGCCATGTTCGGAGCCATCTCATTGGCGGCAAAGTCGAAAGCCACTTTCTGAAACTCCTTCTGCTCTTCACCCAACCCAATAGAAGCTGCAAAAATAAGAGGACGGTATCACACGCTGCAGCCATAACGTATCCTCTGCGTAATGATTGGTCCTGGCCccaacatgatatatatatatatatatggcaaacGAAGGATCTAATGCGACTGTGTGCACCCTATCACCTTTACATGGACGTATAGGAGTGCTGCTCTCTtgggatcatatatataatatacacacacacacacatttatatatatctgTAGGCTATAGGAGCTGTATCGGTAAAAATAAGACCCGGACCATAGCAGAGAATTTTCTGGTATCACATCTCCGAAAATTGTTGTTGCTATTGGCAACATCATCTATTTCATCTAatgctctatagcagtgtttcccattcaGTGTGGCCCcagcagctgcaaaactacaactcccagcatgcccggacagccgttggctgtccgggcacgctgggagttgtagttttgccacagctggaggccccctgattgggaaacactgctttatagagaAATACacacaatgggagagatttatcaaaacctgtgaagagggaaAATGGagtagttgcccgtagcaaccaatcagatcgcttctttcgttttaaaaaaaaggcctcttagaaaaatgagagaagcgatctgattggttgctacgagcaactgcttcacttttcccacacaagttttgataaatctcctccaatatctATTCTAGCCAATCAAAGCAAAGATAAGTTAGTCACATGACACTCGTCATTGCAAGTCACATGACCTCCCCACCACCAGCATGTCTGACGCCAAGCGTCAATCACGTGATCCTGCGCCCTCAGTCATTGAACGGCAGAAGGTCAATATATTAGCGCTGACTCCACCCCTTtagaattttaaccccttcacgcccTTACGATCTATCACGGAAGCTATTCCTCTGCTGGGAGTCGCCGTCGTCCCGCGGAATACATTTCTGAACAACCGAGAGGACAGGGACCCTAGTCTGAATCCGACCGCCATGTCTGTAAACCGGCCGGGCAACCGGTGCATCACGGTAGCTGTAGTTCCTATGCTGTGGATACGCTTGTACACGGGTAGCGCGtcaagactacatttcccaggaAACCGCGCGACGCTGGGCGGAGCTCTGTATATTTTATAACGTGCTGATTGGCTAAGCTTGGGAGGCGCGTCTTAAAGGAGCCGCAGCTGTTAGGTAACAGTGGTGGGTAGCTCACATGGGATGTATGGAGGAATGTTAGTATTGTAAGACATAGGTTTTCTTGAgtggtcatgctggaagttgtagttctgtcaaAGCAGTTCCTTtgtttagtgcagtgtttcccaaccaggatgcctccagctgttgaaaaactataactcccagcatgcccggacagccaacggctgtccgggcatgctgggagttgtagtttttcaacagctggaggcaccctagttgggaaacactggtttactaACTAATATATGTATTAGAATTAGTTTATGGCTAAGCTTGaaagctgttgtgtaactacaactcccagcagacccaGATAACACAGCTCCATATCATTTTAGGGTGTCACGTGACCGTATGTTTGAACGACACATTTTGGCTGGATGACATCACTCCTCGGAAGTGATGTCATCCAGGCAAAATGTGTCGTCTAAACCTACTGTCATGTGACACCCTAAAATTCATCTGTCCAGCTTTAGAGATTTGATGCCGGTATTTTTGGTGCAAACAAAATGTTTCTATATTTTTAGGGATTGATGTGAATCATGCCACAAACTAAAAGGAAGCGCGTGACGTCACCGGCTGCAGGTAAGGCCAGGAGGTTTGGCATTGGGCCCTCTTCATGGTTCtttcccttaaaagggtactccgcccttaggcatcttattccctatcctaaggataggggataagatgtctgatcgcggtggtcccgccgctggggacccccgcgatctccctgctgcacctggcattagtTTAGAGCGGCAGGTacagtgccggaggcttgtgacgtcatgagcctctgccccgcctctccagtcatccggcacggagtaaagttcgctccatgcaccggatgtctggggtgctgcagccgagatcgcgggggtccctagtgGCAGGACCTCcgaggtcagacatcttatcccctatcctttggataggggatgagatgtcttggggcggagtacccctttaagactactaCTTtcctcagttaaaggggtattcctatatAAGAAAATAGTAGTCAAATAGAactttagtgtactttatgatcatgaagtgcaagcccgctagccacgtcacggacacctgtaagtagcgggtccctaacatccctagcataaaatggcatagcactggacGGCGACCACcaacgccgcaacaccagtgcccacagggggaatgaaccACTGGTAgagcagccccaaatgccactcaaaccagtccctgggccgcgcctcccatagacacggtgccacggcaacaatggacgccgcacagcaccgcaCCActatgaacaaggtgtaaaatcttacttaccatgtgctcccagaaatgaaagggccctgtgtagctacctgctacttaatAAAGGATTGGgctgaggaggaggggcagagtgcagaccaagtaaaaactaCAAAAAGGGGAATAGAAAACATAcacattgtactggcttcagcatgcttttgTGTATTCACTACTGTcaggaagttgtgtggtcctCTCGTTGTCAGTGGGATGCTGTCTCAGCTGCTCCcttgctcctccctctctcccgattaggaatttgtgtagtcctttcattgtcagtgtggtgttgtctcagcagctgccTGGCTTCTCCAATAAAATtcataaatagaataaaaaataaaaattattttgacTAATTTTAGAATAATCTTTATTACTACACAGCTGCTAAAGACAAGAATGACCAGCGAAATAATCCAGGGGACGGCCGAGTGGTGAAGAAGGTCGGGAGGGTTCGGAAGAAAGTGACTGTGAGCGCCAGCCCTAGTGAGAATCCGAAGGAAGAATATCACTACTGGCTGATGAAGTCTGAGCCTGAGAGCCGCATGGAGAAGGGTATGGACATGAAGGTAAAAGCAGAGGAGAATGAGAGAAACTGCGCCCTCTAGTGCCAGTCCTCTgggtaatattaaaggggtactccgctgctcagcatttggaacaaactgagtcggcgccgggagctcgtgacgtcataaccatgcccactgatgatgtcacaccccgccccctcaatgcaagtctatgggagggggcatttaggggtggggtgtgacgtcatcagggggcggggccatgacataacatgctcccgactccagcgttcagaacagtttgttccaaatgctgagcagcagagtacccatttaattccATTGAGATGTAACATCACGTAACAATAGCATTTGTGCAAAAATATcaataaccacacctcaaggacaccactagagatgagcgaatttacagtaaattcgattcgtcacgaacttctcggctcggcagtagatgacttttcctgcataaatgagttcagctttcaggtgctcccgtgggctggaaaaggtggatacagtcccaggagactctttcctaggaatgtatccaccttttcaagcccaccggagcacctgaaagctgaactaaaatatgcaggataagccatcaactgccgagccgagaagttcgtgacgaatcgaatttactgtaagttcgctcatttctagacaCCACCATTAAAAATGGTGCATAATGTTATAAGGTATAGATTCCAAACAGAGTGTGCTTCAATGTCACAGAATATTTATTatagaaaatatagaaaattACACAAATCTATTAAAACAAGCACTAATAATACTTTCCTACCTCTGGGCCCTAGTGGTGGAGATGTTAAAGTAGCACTGTTTCTAGATAAATGCAATGTTTGGATTAGATTTTCACTTGCTCATGCACAATGGTGATATCCTGATAAACCGGCAACTGATAATCCGCCACTCCGATTATTTGTCCACGCTACAATATTTCTGAAGAGAATAGTGGATACGTCCCGTTATAGGCAGTTCATATCAAAACAGTTCAGGTGCGTCTCACCAGTGTATGGCCGCTGGTCTCGTGCTGCGACGGACCCAAATAGATGTCATGGAGCTGTTTTCCTCAAGCTCGCTCATTGTATCTGCGAAAGTACTGGGAGGTCTCTCAGAAGTGTGGCTGGCAATAAGTGCGGGCACTCTGCCTCTCTGGATCCCGGCTCGGCCGTCTAAACCgcgtgacgtgacgtcatgagcctctgccctgcatcgccagtcatccggcacggagtgaggtccgctccatgcaccggatgtctggggtcccTAGTGgcaggaccaccgcgatcagacatcttatcacctttcctttggattggggataagatgtctaggggcggagtacccctttaagaccactaCTTTCCttagttaaagtggtattcctatAAAAGAAAATAGTAGTCCAATAAAAGTATCACCCCAAGACGTATACCTTACTAACATAGTGTTATCACATACTGTACtggattcaaatagagaaaacagacattgtcgcacatccacaacatgcacagtgatctaatgcttctcagcaacatttattaaacgaacaggtcgttagtgtactttatgatcataaagtgcaagcccactagccacgtcacggccacatgtaagtagcgggtccctaacatcccaggggggggggggagaaacgacccactggcagagcagccccaatgccactcaaaccagtcccagggtcgcacctccccatagacacggtgccacggcagcaatggacgccgcacagcaccacaccactgtgaacaaggtgtaaaagctcacttaccatgtgctcccagtcagactgggaggctgccagaaaggaaggggccctgtgtagcttcctgctaatttatatagggctgggctgagAGGGAGggacagagtgcagaccaagtaaaaaaaataaaataaaaaaagaggggGGCCCGCTACGGGACAGGCCGCTTCTATCCTCTGACGTCACCCACTACGAGACGCCACAAGAATAACATCACATTCCTGCCAGAGTGGCGGTTTAGATGGCCGAGCCGGGATTCCGAAAGTGCCTGCACTTAGCACTCATTGCCAGCCACACTTCTATTTGAGTCCGTCGCAGTAGGAGACCGGCGGCCATACACTGGTgagaccagggctcaagtcctgcaggaatgcgtgggaactgagttcctgcacttttccacATCAGGGCCACCGttaccattagcaggagtcccgcaggaccagcccttgagtagaaatcttgggcgagttccctcacttttttccccctggacttgacccctgggtgaGACGCATCTGAAAGGatggaaagaaaggaaattcaaaaagaaaaaacttcctatggatcataacagctgataagtactggaaggattaagattttttttttaatagaagtagtttacaaacttgtttagctttctggcatcagttgatcttaaaaaaaaaaaaaagtggaggttttcagtggcaggacccccgcgatcagacatgttatccctttggataggggataagatgtctaggggcggagtaccccttttaaacagatttgtaaatgacttctattaaaatggtttaatccttccagtacttattagctgctgaatactacagaggaaattcttttctttttggaacacagtgctctctgctgacatctctgtccattttaggaactgtccagagcagcatatgtttgctacgggtattttctcctactctggacagttcttaaaatggacagagatgtcagcagagagcactgtgctcgtgatgtcagcagagagctctgtgttccaaaaagaaaagaatttcctctgtagtattcagaagctaataagtactggaaggatttagattttttaatagaagtcatttacaaatctgtttatctttctggcaccagttgatacaaaaaaaaaaaaagttttccaccggcgtacccctttaagtctagtaaTGATGGGGAGCACATTGTTATAAATACTTGTGTcaggtgtgtttttattttttttacttctcttcTAGTTTGGAATAGAAGACCTGAAAGCGCAACCTAAGCAGACGGAATGCTGGGACGGCGTCCGGAATTACCAGGTCAGAGACATTGACAGAGATTCTCTATAGAATCGGATCTATTTTTTGGGAATTGTTTGCGATTTTATTTTTCACACTGTTGTCTCTCCAGGCGAGAAACTTCATGAGAGCAATGAAGATCGGGCAGGAGGCTTTCTTCTATCACAGCAACTGTAAGGAGCCCGGCATCGCTGGGATCGTCAAGGTGGGCCTCGTGGGTGCGGGTTTCTTGCTTGGTCTGATGGTGTTGAAATGACTCCATATTGTCAAtagtatcgcttctcggccttttggctaagatcaagtgtagtatctgttcttatcagtggtttagtctctgccattgatgtaggatggatgctgcatggaggagcCGGTGTTCCGGGGCTGGTGCCACATAACCAGCTTAATGGctgtcctgatgtgacctgtttcctccgggtctcgccatgaggtagaggggtgtagagccgaggtacttctgtgcctcggggagtggtgaccctgaggtgccgaaactcactgggtgttataactcactgagtgaacgcactgcaccattactcttcacctttggcactcacccttggtatcccggccttctggctaagaTCCGGGAAATGtttatagatccggctggatgaacgggcagtatatctgcacttatccacttatttattatttttttgtttgttactgtgccacttttacgtgttgtttttgtacacaggattggcaggatgcggtagcccttctgggtgtccctcctggcggtctaggggaggtgtgtgtggccattaggttcctcacctccctgcaacccctgggcatcttggcttcggttaagatgccatcagtatacggctcctcggctgataccttggctaacgcctgggttgaagccaggagcattttcggccccttagtagcttcggcgaaaaggggtcatcgaacctggaaccttgcaggtgccttttggcccggaggtgaagggtaggtttgttgggggactctctcctgtcggagaagggcttagcgatagaccgcatcctttgtgcacttttttttttgtgtgacacgtttgcactttttcttgcactttggttgATAGAG is a genomic window of Hyla sarda isolate aHylSar1 chromosome 10, aHylSar1.hap1, whole genome shotgun sequence containing:
- the THYN1 gene encoding thymocyte nuclear protein 1 → MPQTKRKRVTSPAAAAKDKNDQRNNPGDGRVVKKVGRVRKKVTVSASPSENPKEEYHYWLMKSEPESRMEKGMDMKFGIEDLKAQPKQTECWDGVRNYQARNFMRAMKIGQEAFFYHSNCKEPGIAGIVKIVKEAYPDHTQFDPKNPHYDSSSNKDNPKWSMVDVQFVRMLKRYITLAELKKLHQKHKSTDGPLRNMALFTRARLSVQPLTQEEYDCILSLEEENTEQDDTDDD